A single window of Mangifera indica cultivar Alphonso chromosome 18, CATAS_Mindica_2.1, whole genome shotgun sequence DNA harbors:
- the LOC123201513 gene encoding putative DEAD-box ATP-dependent RNA helicase 33 — MPLSLTTLSLSRSQSLSFSKTLTSPIPLFLQAKLSNLFLHHHPYQKSTIIRMGGGPRTYPGGVSKWQWKRMQAKKAKQLLRARLSRERQIYELRKRAELKAAVSELERPWESVEKAPTIFSVTADEQVNVLADRFQKPGGFDLWTAMDGPQLFETPDDGLPSTRFFPKGVVHSVKPYGLIASESTQLESKKDENKLDSESVEVSSRNIFSGNGRNFRRKGKKRRVIMAKNSASRRD, encoded by the coding sequence ATGCCGCTTTCACTCACTACCCTATCTCTATCTCGCTCTCAAAGCCTCTCCTTCTCAAAAACATTAACATCTCCAATCCCACTTTTCCTCCAAGCTAAACTCTCCAACCTCTTCCTTCACCACCACCCCTACCAAAAATCGACTATAATCCGAATGGGAGGCGGCCCCAGAACATACCCAGGTGGGGTCTCTAAGTGGCAGTGGAAACGGATGCAAGCCAAGAAAGCCAAACAGCTGCTTAGGGCCCGGCTGTCCCGCGAGAGACAAATCTACGAATTGCGCAAAAGAGCTGAACTCAAAGCCGCTGTTTCGGAACTCGAACGGCCCTGGGAATCCGTTGAAAAAGCCCCCACGATTTTCTCGGTCACCGCCGATGAACAAGTCAACGTCTTGGCTGACCGGTTTCAGAAACCCGGCGGGTTTGACCTCTGGACCGCAATGGATGGACCCCAGTTGTTTGAGACTCCTGATGATGGCTTACCATCTACCAGGTTTTTTCCCAAAGGAGTTGTTCATAGTGTGAAACCGTACGGTCTTATTGCTTCAGAGAGTACTCAGTTAGAAAGTAAAAAAGATGAGAATAAACTTGATTCTGAATCTGTGGAGGTATCGAGCAGAAATATTTTTAGTGGAAATGGTAGAAATTTCAGGagaaaagggaagaaaaggAGGGTTATTATGGCAAAAAATTCTGCATCAAGACGAGATTGA
- the LOC123202155 gene encoding uncharacterized protein LOC123202155 has protein sequence MEGRKPTGSSSSLTNQLFGSKDSDSSSGIFGSIFSPPSKVLGRESLRSESMEKKQEPWNNKHGVPGDASKTSETESPGTPNKDLSSFYQEQRVQPCHLSSSIYYGGQDIYSEPQNKQSPEINSTFKNDGEDDSGSASRGNWWQGSLYY, from the exons atggaaGGACGAAAGCCGACtggttcatcttcttcattaaCAAATCAGTTGTTTGGTTCCAAGGATTCTGATTCTTCTTCGGGGATTTTTGGCTCCATCTTTTCACCTCCTTCTAAG GTCTTAGGAAGAGAGTCTCTGCGTTCTGAATCAATGGAGAAAAAGCAAGAGCCCTGGAACAACAAACATGGAGTTCCTG GTGATGCCTCTAAAACTAGTGAAACTGAGAGTCCAGGCACTCCAAACAAGGACCTGAGTTCGTTTTATCAGGAACAAAGAGTACAACCGTGTCATCTCAGTTCATCAATCTATTATGGTGGTCAAGACATCTATTCTGAGCCCCAGAATAAGCAGAGCCCTGAAATTAACTCTACG TTTAAAAATGATGGAGAAGATGATTCAGGGAGTGCTTCGAGAGGGAATTGGTGGCAAG GGTCTCTCTATTATTAA
- the LOC123202156 gene encoding uncharacterized protein LOC123202156 translates to MAVLVKFICLLGLLVGVLNIAGLEAAGECGKSSPDNEAMKLAPCAAAAQDEKAPVSDSCCAEVKKMGGEPSCLCAVMLSNTAKASGIKPQIAMTIPKRCNLENRPVGYKCGPYTLP, encoded by the exons ATGGCGGTTTTAGTGAAATTCATCTGCCTTCTAGGACTGCTTGTAGGTGTGCTCAACATTGCTGGGCTTGAAGCGGCTGGAGAATGCGGTAAGTCATCTCCAGATAATGAGGCAATGAAGCTAGCTCCTTGTGCAGCAGCAGCTCAGGATGAGAAAGCTCCAGTTTCGGACAGTTGCTGCGCCGAGGTGAAGAAAATGGGCGGGGAACCGAGCTGTCTCTGTGCTGTTATGCTTTCTAACACTGCGAAGGCTTCAGGAATTAAGCCACAAATTGCTATGACCATCCCCAAGCGCTGCAACCTGGAAAATCGTCCTGTGGGCTACAAATGTGGAC CCTACACACTTCCTTGA
- the LOC123202157 gene encoding rop guanine nucleotide exchange factor 7-like, producing the protein MDSAFIHQQEREGNQQQQQQQQQLLLLQEDHQLKLCVPFLKPGSFDNSNPFSHFGFWVYKSFKNWNCRGRFSSGLRLKSIEGNVMVVNNTVFCSSPGKAAMEGLNMVSENEGYEEVKHQVFSENERRIETFGKLIEEKDRESSSSSDFLTSETTGHEELSHSSSEESSSPTTIDWPIQKTETPNCNSVEGNEDEKKPVMGDRKLKKQGSNLSEIEMMKERFAKLLLGEDMSGSGNGVSTALAISNAITNLCATLFGQLWRLEPLPIEKKAMWRREMEWLLSVSDHIVELMPSWQTFPDGSKLEVMTCRPRSDLYVNLPALRKLDNMLLEILDSFENTEFWYVDQGILPLEADGTASFRRALQRQEEKWWLPVPRVPPGGLCEVTRKQLQHKRDCTNQILKAAMAINGITLAEMEVPESYLESLPKNVRASLGDIIYRYISSDQFSPECLLECLDLSSEHQAIEIANRVEASIYAWRKRTNTKPVNNTTRSTSKSSWELVKELVVDTDKRELLADRAESLLLCLKQWFPGLPQTTLDMSKIQSNKDVGKSILESYSRVLESLAFNIVARIDDLLYVDDLTKHSDPLSSVSKVGVITQKSISIPYPVPFTSTPYKTAYTTPSFSPAPLLSPAKGERSPFCTSSKVPQRGVSVKKVLTDFLTIDTTGKECGNSIDEANSILTSIREATPPRPGLESLECIKRAISSPTQDTTVEEE; encoded by the exons ATGGATAGCGCTTTCATTCACCAACAAGAGAGAGAAGGTAACCAACAgcaacagcagcagcagcaacaactTCTACTACTACAAGAAGACCACCAGCTGAAGCTTTGTGTACCATTTTTGAAGCCTGGAAGCTTTGACAACTCCAACCCATTTTCCCATTTTGGTTTCTGGGTGTATAAGTCTTTCAAGAACTGGAACTGTAGAGGTAGATTCTCAAGTGGGTTGAGGTTGAAAAGTATTGAGGGTAATGTTATGGTTGTGAATAACACTGTTTTTTGTTCTTCACCTGGGAAAGCTGCAATGGAGGGCTTGAATATGGTAAGCGAGAATGAAGGCTATGAAGAGGTTAAGCATCAAGTGTTTAGTGAAAATGAGAGGAGAATAGAGACATTTGGGAAATTGATTGAAGAAAAAGATCGTGAGAGCAGTTCAAGTTCTGATTTTTTGACATCTGAGACAACAGGCCATGAGGAGCTGAGTCACAGTAGCTCAGAAGAGTCATCTTCTCCAACTACTATAGATTGGCCTATACAAAAAACCGAGACACCAAATTGCAACAGTGTTGAAGGTAATGAGGATGAGAAGAAACCTGTTATGGGTGATAGGAAATTGAAGAAACAAGGCTCTAATCTTTCAG AGATCGAGATGATGAAGGAAAGGTTTGCAAAATTGCTACTTGGGGAAGACATGTCAGGTTCTGGAAATGGGGTTTCCACTGCACTGGCTATTTCAAATGCCATTACTAATCTTTGTG CAACCTTGTTTGGGCAACTATGGAGGTTAGAGCCTTTGCCTATTGAGAAGAAAGCCATGTGGAGAAGAGAGATGGAATGGCTTCTTAGTGTTAGCGATCACATTGTTGAGTTGATGCCCTCTTGGCAGACATTTCCAGATGGCAGCAAGCTTGAG GTGATGACTTGCAGACCACGATCCGATCTTTATGTTAATCTTCCAGCTTTGCGCAAATTAGATAATATGCTTCTT GAAATATTAGATAGTTTTGAAAATACAGAGTTCTGGTATGTTGATCAGGGGATTCTACCCCTGGAGGCTGATGGGACAGCATCGTTCCGTAGAGCTCTGCAGCGTCAAGAGGAAAAGTGGTGGCTACCAGTGCCTCGAGTCCCTCCGGGTGGTCTCTGTGAAGTTACAAGAAAGCAGTTGCAGCACAAGCGTGATTGCACTAACCAAATATTGAAAGCTGCCATGGCTATCAATGGCATTACTCTTGCAGAAATGGAAGTCCCTGAATCTTACTTGGAATCTCTTCCCAAG AATGTAAGAGCCAGCTTAGGAGATATCATTTATCGATACATTTCATCCGATCAGTTTTCTCCTGAATGTCTGCTTGAATGCCTTGATTTGTCCTCTGAACATCAAGCTATAGAGATTGCAAACCGAGTAGAGGCCTCAATTTACGCGTGGCGCAAAAGGACCAACACCAAGCCTGTTAATAACACAACTCGTTCCACTTCGAAGTCGTCATGGGAATTGGTCAAGGAATTGGTTGTTGATACAGACAAGAGGGAATTGCTTGCAGATCGCGCAGAAAGCCTTCTGCTTTGCTTGAAGCAGTGGTTTCCTGGTCTTCCCCAGACAACTTTAGATATGAGCAAAATTCAGTCCAACAAG GATGTTGGAAAGTCTATTTTGGAGAGCTACTCTAGAGTTTTGGAGAGCTTAGCATTTAATATTGTCGCTCGCATTGATGATTTGCTTTATGTGGACGACTTAACCAAGCATTCGGATCCGCTCTCGTCAGTGTCCAAAGTTGGAGTAATCACCCAGAAGAGCATCTCCATTCCATACCCGGTGCCTTTCACAAGTACTCCTTACAAAACAGCTTACACAACACCAAGCTTTTCACCGGCACCGCTTCTTAGCCCGGCAAAGGGAGAAAGATCTCCCTTTTGCACAAGCAGCAAGGTTCCCCAGCGTGGTGTCAGCGTGAAAAAGGTGTTAACCGATTTCCTTACCATTGACACCACTGGAAAAGAATGTGGCAACTCAATCGATGAAGCCAACTCTATATTAACTAGTATTCGAGAAGCAACACCGCCTCGACCAGGACTCGAATCATTGGAGTGTATAAAAAGGGCTATAAGCTCACCAACACAAGACACAACTGTGGAGGAAGAGTAA